Proteins found in one Xenopus laevis strain J_2021 chromosome 1L, Xenopus_laevis_v10.1, whole genome shotgun sequence genomic segment:
- the LOC108695657 gene encoding olfactory receptor 6C75 has protein sequence MCGLPKYNNNCLFSELAISNMNYDIIIDCTLFLIQGLVSMLFVNTSLVKEFILWGFPGVPIVQEVLFVILLCTYILTLFTNSLVIMITLKESKLQTPMYYFLRNFSLLEMCYVSVTVPKILATISFQGRVISISSCITQLFFFFFLSSTECFLLGVMAFDRYLAVCHPLRYSSLMNHPTCQKLIICSWFGGFITTFPPILLISQLEFCSSNVINHFFCDAPPLLQLSCRDASFNEFLDFICAAVVIMTSFTVTLMSYFYIIITVLKIPTKIGRRKVFSTCGSHLIVVLVYYSSVIFIYVRPKGGFTFSLNRTVAVFYTVLIPILNPIIYCLRNKEVKVAIKRLLSFQST, from the coding sequence ATGTGTGGTCTACCCAAATACAATAACAACTGCTTATTTTCTGAATTAGCAATTAGCAACATGAACTATGACATAATTATCGACTGCACTCTTTTTCTTATACAGGGGCTTGTCAGCATGTTATTTGTTAATACAAGCCTGGTGAAAGAATTCATACTTTGGGGATTTCCTGGTGTTCCAATCGTCCAGGAAGTTTTATTTGTGATACTTTTGTGTACTTATATATTAACCCTTTTTACTAATTCCCTGGTTATAATGATAACTCTAAAAGAAAGTAAGCTGCAAACTCCAATGTACTATTTTCTTCGCAACTTCTCTTTACTAGAAATGTGTTACGTTTCTGTGACTGTTCCGAAAATTCTAGCTACCATATCTTTCCAGGGAAGGGTTATCTCAATTTCTAGTTGTATCACtcagctattttttttctttttccttagtTCCACTGAGTGTTTCCTGTTGGGTGTCATGGCCTTTGATCGCTATCTGGCTGTGTGTCACCCATTACGTTACTCATCTTTAATGAACCATCCAACCTGTCAGAAACTTATTATATGCTCATGGTTTGGGGGGTTTATTACAACTTTCCCTCCAATTCTCTTAATTTCTCAGCTTGAGTTTTGTAGCAGCAatgtaataaaccattttttttgtgaTGCTCCCCCTCTTTTACAACTTTCATGCAGAGATGCTTCTTTCAATGAATTCCTTGATTTTATTTGTGCAGCTGTAGTTATAATGACTTCATTTACTGTCACTTTGATgtcttatttttacattattatcacAGTACTGAAAATCCCCACTAAAATTGGAAGAAGAAAAGTATTTTCCACCTGTGGTTCACATCTAATTGTTGTCCTTGTGTACTACAGTTCTGTAATTTTCATATATGTTAGACCAAAGGGTGGCTTCACCTTTAGTCTTAATCGAACAGTAGCagtattttacactgttttaatACCCATTCTTAATCCAATAATATATTGCCTAAGGAATAAGGAggtaaaagtagcaataaagagACTGCTATCCTTTCAGTCTACCtga